Proteins from a single region of Halococcus saccharolyticus DSM 5350:
- a CDS encoding DUF7553 family protein — translation MTRDRLRTAGELLTDASRDTDGDLRERIEGLAEQLDDLADADRGPDHGRIARMENALNEIESQLDGDARESVQDAHEHLSEYRSTVSGV, via the coding sequence ATGACACGCGATCGACTCCGGACTGCCGGGGAGCTGTTGACCGACGCGAGCCGGGACACAGACGGCGATCTGCGCGAGCGTATCGAAGGACTCGCCGAGCAGCTCGACGACCTCGCCGACGCCGATCGCGGGCCCGATCACGGCCGGATCGCCCGGATGGAGAACGCGCTCAACGAGATCGAGTCCCAACTCGACGGCGACGCCCGGGAGAGCGTTCAGGACGCTCACGAGCACCTCAGCGAGTACCGCTCGACGGTCAGCGGCGTCTAA